A section of the Mycolicibacterium anyangense genome encodes:
- a CDS encoding zinc-binding metallopeptidase family protein: MRAFACPVCQSFALFESAECPSCGTALGLHLPSKSMVALTTGTAIIGGAGWVRCTQAEPLGCNWLVPDAVPAEQRGRCLADSLIRREPEPDDTIALEKLVPTAVALRRLVYQLDDLGLPIEPYWQRAGGLAFDLLSSYSNGERIMIGHANGVITIDLVESLDAYRESLRVRLGEPYRTMLGHFRHEVGHYYQNILVETGPGAARHLDRCRELFGDERASYSEAIARHYEVGAPADWQRAFISEYATMHPWEDFAECFAHYLHITDTIDTAREGGLVLHKDRVRFAWPQDIVPRESYADAPVEQLLFDWTWISLFFNRVNTAMGKNPLYPFDITEPVAAKLGFVHTLVRESALA, translated from the coding sequence ATGCGCGCGTTCGCCTGTCCGGTGTGCCAGAGCTTCGCCTTGTTCGAGAGCGCAGAATGCCCGTCCTGCGGCACCGCGTTGGGCCTGCATCTGCCGAGCAAGTCGATGGTCGCACTGACCACCGGGACGGCGATCATCGGGGGTGCCGGGTGGGTGCGCTGCACCCAGGCCGAACCGCTGGGCTGCAACTGGCTGGTACCCGATGCCGTGCCCGCCGAGCAGCGCGGCCGGTGTCTGGCCGATTCGCTGATCCGCCGCGAACCCGAACCCGACGACACCATTGCGCTGGAGAAGCTGGTACCCACCGCGGTGGCCCTGCGCAGGCTGGTCTACCAGCTCGACGATCTGGGCTTGCCGATCGAGCCCTACTGGCAGCGTGCCGGCGGGCTCGCGTTCGATCTGCTGTCCAGCTACAGCAACGGTGAACGCATCATGATCGGCCACGCCAACGGCGTGATCACCATCGATCTGGTGGAATCCCTTGACGCGTACCGGGAATCGCTTCGGGTGCGCCTCGGCGAACCGTACCGCACGATGCTCGGACACTTTCGCCACGAAGTGGGCCACTACTACCAGAACATCCTGGTGGAGACGGGCCCGGGCGCAGCCCGCCACCTGGATCGCTGCCGCGAGCTGTTCGGTGACGAGCGCGCCAGCTACTCCGAGGCGATCGCGCGGCACTACGAGGTGGGGGCACCTGCGGACTGGCAGCGTGCCTTCATCTCGGAATACGCGACCATGCACCCGTGGGAGGACTTCGCCGAGTGCTTCGCGCATTATCTGCACATCACCGACACCATCGACACTGCGCGCGAGGGCGGGCTGGTGTTGCACAAGGACAGGGTGCGGTTCGCCTGGCCGCAGGACATCGTCCCGCGCGAGTCCTACGCCGACGCACCGGTCGAACAGCTGCTGTTCGACTGGACGTGGATCTCGTTGTTCTTCAACCGGGTCAACACCGCGATGGGCAAGAACCCGTTGTACCCGTTCGACATCACCGAACCGGTGGCCGCCAAGCTGGGCTTCGTGCACACGCTGGTGCGGGAGTCAGCGCTCGCGTAG